The Polaribacter sp. KT25b genome contains the following window.
AGATTTTAATCAATTAGACGATCAAGTTTCTAAACCTGTTTTTACATCAGCAATAACTTATTTTACTTTTGTTCCTGCTCAATTCTTTGATTCAAATGGTAATCAAAAATTATTTATTTCTGATATAACTAATTTTTATGGTTTTCAAAATTCTTACATTAAAGAGAATCTTGTTAAAATAGATTTTAATGCAGAAATTAAAAATGAATTTGATAGAGAAGTAACACTTCAGGTAGAATTTTTAAATAGAAATAATGCTGTTGTTTATAGTTTTACACCAATAATTGTAAAAAAAGAGAATTTAAATTATATTTATTACAAGGAAATTGAAATTGTTTCCAACCCAACAATATTAGAAACAGAAAAAGTAAGAATAACTGCAAGGTTAGAAAACACAGGCTCGTCTTTAAATGCAAATGATACAAGAGAGTTTGAGTTTAAATCGTCAGTAACAATATATATTGAATCAAGTATATAGAATGAAAAAAATCTTATTTTTTATGCTGATGTTATCAGTCGTTAGAATCACTGCGCAAAATAAACAAGTATTGTACGATTTTGCAGAATTACCACAAACATTATTATTAAATCCTGCTGCAGAAACAAATTATAAATTCCACTTTGGAGTGCCTTTGTTGTCTGGTATTTCGTTAGATTATGGATCTTCTGGCGCAGTTTTAACAGATGTTTTTGCCAAAGACAATATAGATGTTAATGATAAAATTTCTACAATGTTAAATAGATTAACAGACAGAGATTTTGTGAAGTTTAATAGTCAAATAGAAGTTTTTAATGGTGGTTTTAGAGTCGATGATAATACCTATATTAGTTTTGGTTTTTATGAAGAAATTGATGCGATTAGTTATGTACCAAAAGATGTTATCACCTTAATTAATGAAGGTAATAGTTCTTATCTAAATAAAAATTTTAGTGCTTCTCAATTACTTTATAAATTAGATGTTTTAGGAGTTATTCATGCAGGAGTTTCCAAAAAAATTAATGAACAATTAACAGTAGGAGGAAGATTTAAAATTTATTCATCGGCTTTAAATATTGAGTCTACCAACAATACAGGAACTTTTACAACCGTTTTAGGAAACAATAATATCTACAAGCAATATTTAAGTAATATAAATATTAATGCTAAAACTTCTGGTTTAGTTGTAGATGATGAATATATAGAAGACCCAAATGCGTACTTAAAAAATACTTTTTTGGGAGGAAATTTAGGAATCGGTTTCGATTTCGGAATTACATATCACATAAATTCACAGTTAGAATTTTCTGCAAGTATTTTAGATTTAGGTTTTGTAAATCATACCAAAAATGTTAAAAATACTACTGCAAAAGGAGATTTTGTTTTTGAAGGAATAGAATTTGAATATGACCCTAATAGTTCTACAAATTATTGGGGACAGCT
Protein-coding sequences here:
- a CDS encoding DUF5723 family protein, which encodes MKKILFFMLMLSVVRITAQNKQVLYDFAELPQTLLLNPAAETNYKFHFGVPLLSGISLDYGSSGAVLTDVFAKDNIDVNDKISTMLNRLTDRDFVKFNSQIEVFNGGFRVDDNTYISFGFYEEIDAISYVPKDVITLINEGNSSYLNKNFSASQLLYKLDVLGVIHAGVSKKINEQLTVGGRFKIYSSALNIESTNNTGTFTTVLGNNNIYKQYLSNININAKTSGLVVDDEYIEDPNAYLKNTFLGGNLGIGFDFGITYHINSQLEFSASILDLGFVNHTKNVKNTTAKGDFVFEGIEFEYDPNSSTNYWGQLDKNFTEQIPTDENEESYISWRPAKFNAALKYSFGERRSKYCYDNTYKDFYTDALGVQLYSVFRPLSPQVALTGFYQKSITNKIHTKFTYTIDDFSYANIGAGFSAQFSRVNFYGMVDNILEFDNLSSANSLSLQLGINVIFN